A part of Limihaloglobus sulfuriphilus genomic DNA contains:
- a CDS encoding TRAP transporter small permease, which produces MQENKNSRLETLLLRFNTLILAIAGISLISMMLLTCAAIVSRWLGSPLKGSVELMGLLGAVTAAMGLGYAQMKKDFIAVTVLVDLMPPVISRILKSLNDLICMAFSLIAAVFIIKYAMTIQASNEVTETLRIIFHPFIYITGIGFAVLAAAYLVDIILVIKAHTTGKNPHLEDAI; this is translated from the coding sequence ATGCAAGAAAACAAAAACAGCCGCTTAGAAACACTGCTTCTTAGATTTAATACGCTGATACTCGCAATCGCCGGTATTTCTCTGATTTCAATGATGCTGCTCACCTGTGCGGCAATCGTCTCAAGATGGCTGGGCAGCCCCCTTAAGGGCAGTGTGGAGCTTATGGGTCTTCTCGGCGCAGTAACTGCCGCCATGGGTCTGGGATACGCCCAGATGAAAAAGGACTTTATAGCCGTCACCGTCCTGGTTGACCTGATGCCGCCGGTAATATCAAGGATTCTAAAATCTCTCAACGATCTGATATGTATGGCTTTTTCGCTGATCGCGGCGGTATTTATCATCAAATATGCCATGACAATACAGGCTTCAAACGAAGTTACAGAGACGCTTAGAATAATTTTCCACCCGTTTATATATATAACCGGTATCGGTTTCGCGGTACTTGCCGCAGCGTATCTTGTTGACATTATCCTCGTGATAAAGGCCCATACCACCGGCAAAAACCCCCACCTGGAGGACGCGATATGA
- a CDS encoding TRAP transporter substrate-binding protein, translated as MKADVTLKTLVVAMALIIAVCGCKKDDAPAAGEGSDAAPVKAIKLSYANFPPAPTFPCVQMERWKDEVEKRTGGAVEINTYPGGSLLEAKDMMDGVISGQADIGCLCMAYQPGRFVVTNALSLPLGIEDAATGSKALLKLYQQFEPEEFADVKVLAMFTTAPSNIMSKKPVRTAADMKGVNLRASGGAARILEAWGANQVGMPMSETPEALQKGVVEGLFSSLEVMKDFKYADICKYVTMTDTVVYPFAVVMNRQKWQSLPEDVKAVMEDMIEEQSLWTGEYMDEHVNESMEYSTGEQGVEVIELSAQDKAELDAMLAPMVVEWIQQNSAEIDTQAIITAIKEYISSE; from the coding sequence ATGAAAGCTGATGTTACATTAAAAACTCTGGTTGTTGCCATGGCTTTAATTATTGCCGTTTGCGGCTGTAAAAAGGACGATGCACCTGCCGCCGGCGAGGGCTCTGATGCTGCGCCGGTTAAGGCGATCAAACTTTCTTATGCCAACTTCCCGCCGGCACCGACATTCCCCTGTGTCCAGATGGAAAGGTGGAAAGACGAGGTAGAAAAACGCACTGGCGGAGCTGTTGAGATAAACACCTACCCGGGCGGCTCACTGCTCGAGGCAAAGGACATGATGGACGGCGTTATAAGCGGCCAGGCCGACATCGGCTGCCTGTGCATGGCATATCAGCCGGGCAGGTTTGTCGTTACAAACGCTCTGAGCCTGCCTCTGGGCATAGAAGACGCCGCGACAGGCTCAAAGGCGCTGCTCAAGCTGTATCAGCAGTTTGAGCCCGAGGAATTCGCCGACGTAAAGGTGCTTGCCATGTTTACCACCGCACCGTCTAACATCATGAGCAAAAAGCCAGTCCGCACAGCCGCCGATATGAAGGGCGTTAACCTGCGGGCCAGCGGCGGCGCGGCGAGAATCCTCGAAGCCTGGGGAGCCAACCAGGTCGGGATGCCGATGTCCGAAACGCCCGAGGCACTGCAGAAAGGCGTTGTCGAGGGGCTTTTCTCCTCGCTGGAAGTGATGAAAGACTTCAAATACGCCGACATCTGCAAATACGTTACCATGACAGACACAGTTGTGTACCCATTCGCCGTAGTGATGAACAGGCAGAAATGGCAGAGTCTGCCCGAAGATGTCAAGGCCGTCATGGAAGATATGATCGAGGAGCAATCCCTCTGGACAGGCGAGTATATGGACGAGCATGTAAACGAATCTATGGAGTACTCGACCGGCGAGCAGGGTGTTGAGGTGATCGAGCTCTCTGCCCAGGACAAAGCCGAACTCGACGCGATGCTGGCGCCAATGGTAGTGGAATGGATACAGCAGAACTCCGCAGAAATAGACACACAGGCCATAATAACCGCAATAAAAGAATACATCTCCTCTGAATAA
- a CDS encoding transposase has product MANIPQPSLFCYQNVENLGDLERLDLLLKTLDDEQLMQTLEKRRGNGRDDYPIRASWNSMLAGIVFGHNTIEALRRELSRNGQLRDICGFDPLKEHPVPSSNAYTNLLKSLMEYPAEVAGIFQNLLECLARELPGFGQRIAIDSKVIQSAANSGSENKPDGRRDTDGGWATKTYTDKNGKIIKKTTIFGYKVHLAVDANYELPIARIVTPGNDNDMLEAYNLVDACPSKALEKCEYLSADKGYDCGDFKLWLWKEHDIRAVVDTRNMTQLEHSPVEGLDRIYYNQQGEVFCKCCKGGELNKMCNRGFEKDRDSIKFGCPAHHQGLTCPASGSCPIGKSIRIGLEKDPRIFMALPRDSYKWKDEYKKRTSVERVNSRLDVSFGFETHYIRGLKKMQMRVDLALITMLGTALGYVKTKQPHYIRSLVKSESIKISAA; this is encoded by the coding sequence ATGGCTAATATACCACAACCCAGCTTGTTTTGCTACCAAAATGTTGAAAATCTCGGAGATTTAGAGCGGCTCGACCTGTTACTCAAGACGCTCGACGATGAACAACTAATGCAAACACTCGAAAAACGCCGCGGCAATGGACGTGATGACTACCCGATACGGGCCAGTTGGAACTCAATGCTTGCCGGCATCGTATTTGGGCACAACACCATCGAAGCTCTTCGCCGGGAGCTTTCTCGCAACGGTCAGCTCAGGGATATCTGCGGTTTTGATCCTCTCAAAGAGCACCCGGTACCATCATCAAACGCCTATACCAACCTGCTCAAGTCGCTTATGGAGTATCCGGCAGAAGTAGCCGGTATTTTCCAGAATCTTCTGGAGTGTCTTGCCCGGGAACTGCCCGGCTTTGGTCAGCGTATAGCGATTGACAGCAAAGTCATCCAGAGTGCGGCAAACTCCGGTTCAGAAAATAAGCCTGACGGCAGAAGGGATACTGACGGCGGCTGGGCAACAAAAACTTACACAGATAAAAACGGTAAGATTATCAAAAAAACAACGATATTTGGTTACAAGGTTCATCTGGCAGTGGATGCCAATTATGAACTGCCGATAGCACGTATCGTAACGCCGGGTAATGACAATGATATGTTAGAGGCGTACAATCTGGTTGACGCCTGTCCCTCAAAGGCTCTTGAGAAGTGCGAATATCTCTCGGCAGACAAAGGCTATGATTGCGGCGATTTCAAGCTATGGTTATGGAAGGAGCACGATATACGTGCTGTTGTTGATACTCGCAATATGACGCAGTTGGAACATAGCCCGGTTGAAGGCCTTGACAGGATATATTACAACCAGCAGGGTGAGGTGTTCTGCAAGTGCTGCAAGGGGGGAGAACTCAACAAGATGTGCAACAGGGGTTTTGAGAAGGATAGAGACAGTATCAAGTTCGGTTGCCCGGCACACCATCAAGGGCTGACATGCCCCGCATCAGGGAGTTGTCCAATTGGCAAGAGTATCAGGATCGGGTTGGAAAAAGACCCGCGTATCTTTATGGCTTTGCCGCGGGACAGCTATAAATGGAAAGACGAATACAAAAAACGGACTTCTGTCGAGAGGGTCAACAGTCGGCTCGATGTCTCCTTTGGTTTTGAAACTCACTATATTCGAGGCCTTAAAAAAATGCAGATGCGAGTAGACCTGGCACTGATCACGATGTTAGGCACGGCATTGGGGTACGTGAAAACCAAGCAGCCGCACTACATACGCTCACTGGTTAAATCAGAGTCGATCAAAATATCAGCCGCATAA